One Phycisphaerae bacterium DNA window includes the following coding sequences:
- a CDS encoding glycoside hydrolase, whose amino-acid sequence MTYTSLAPAAESGPALEEGWRAPPVEARLRAYWWWLNGNVTRAAITRDLEEMAAKGFGGAIICDAGGAEQDGNDRVPHGPTFFTPEWRELYKHTLGEADRLGLEMSLSIQSGWNLGGPMVMAEDAPKRLVWSETRVAGPARFRGTLQKPNHDAEFYRDVAVLACPLKVSPALVDPSRQSRLQHWPEKALHKALHFSAPDTSLLFEESLAVAGEEHARSRDVIDLGQGLSADGTLEWEVP is encoded by the coding sequence TTGACCTACACCAGTCTCGCCCCTGCCGCGGAATCCGGCCCCGCGCTCGAGGAGGGTTGGCGGGCGCCGCCGGTCGAGGCTCGCCTGCGGGCGTACTGGTGGTGGCTCAACGGCAACGTCACCAGGGCGGCCATCACCCGCGACCTGGAGGAGATGGCCGCCAAGGGTTTCGGCGGAGCGATCATCTGTGATGCCGGGGGCGCCGAACAGGACGGCAACGACCGCGTTCCCCATGGCCCCACGTTCTTCACTCCGGAATGGCGCGAGCTCTACAAGCACACCCTGGGTGAGGCGGATCGGCTTGGCCTGGAGATGAGCCTGAGCATCCAGAGCGGCTGGAACCTCGGGGGTCCGATGGTCATGGCCGAGGATGCCCCGAAGCGGCTCGTTTGGTCGGAGACGCGAGTGGCCGGGCCGGCCCGGTTTCGTGGTACGCTTCAGAAGCCAAATCACGACGCGGAGTTCTATCGCGATGTGGCCGTATTGGCCTGCCCACTCAAGGTTTCGCCCGCCCTGGTCGACCCGTCCCGCCAGTCTCGGCTCCAGCATTGGCCAGAGAAGGCCCTGCACAAGGCCTTGCACTTCTCCGCGCCCGACACCTCGCTTCTCTTTGAGGAATCGCTCGCCGTGGCGGGTGAGGAACATGCCCGTTCGAGGGACGTGATCGATCTGGGCCAGGGGCTCTCGGCCGATGGCACGCTGGAGTGGGAGGTGCCTG
- a CDS encoding family 10 glycosylhydrolase has translation MSSTLALIVLSCLSGVVITSDSPPDDAAWKTLRRQAVNRQRHVIFNNDGNEPVYFCKEATTEELLRSRTTPLAGSQVDAIFYCTWSSGFGMFTHNTRVGQVFNTREGVYQSNLTQEFLDRGIDPLRVMIDFAHAHRMELFWSFRVNDTHDASGAAYGPVMLRANRLKQEHPEWLIGTKEKRPRYGQWTAVNFGVTEIRDLAFRYCKEVCTGYGIDGIELDFYRHAFFFKCSGQGAPCGEEELSQMTDLLRRIRKMTEETGRRRGRPILLAVRVPDSVEYCRFIGLDLQRWLADGLVDLLIVGGYTQLNAWEYSVQLGHRYGAKVYPSLDEPRIRDETAQKLRASLASYRGRALNVWSSGADGVYVFNLFDPNNPLWRELGDPAGLRMLDRHYFASIRGMGAVPIPHQKFIRIPTLNPASPITVKPEKPAGVEFKVGEDTSAAAEHTRIELRLRFKKPPVSQSLHVRLNGQGLSAGVADKEWLDYALPGASLRQGANTLELSCRPEQMEPLSLLDLYVRITPP, from the coding sequence ATGAGCTCCACCCTCGCCCTCATCGTGTTGAGTTGCCTCTCCGGTGTCGTCATCACCAGTGACTCGCCGCCCGATGACGCGGCCTGGAAGACGCTTCGTCGGCAGGCGGTCAACCGTCAGAGACACGTCATCTTCAACAACGACGGCAACGAACCCGTCTACTTCTGCAAGGAGGCAACCACGGAGGAGCTGCTCCGCTCGCGGACCACGCCGCTGGCCGGCTCCCAGGTCGACGCCATCTTCTACTGCACGTGGAGTTCCGGCTTCGGCATGTTCACCCACAACACCCGGGTCGGCCAGGTGTTCAACACCCGCGAGGGAGTCTATCAATCGAACCTGACCCAGGAGTTCCTCGACAGGGGAATCGACCCCCTCCGGGTCATGATCGACTTCGCCCATGCCCACCGCATGGAGCTGTTCTGGTCCTTCCGCGTGAATGACACCCACGATGCCTCGGGAGCCGCCTACGGGCCGGTGATGCTCCGGGCCAACCGTCTGAAGCAGGAACACCCCGAATGGCTGATCGGCACGAAGGAGAAACGCCCTCGATACGGCCAGTGGACCGCAGTGAACTTCGGCGTGACCGAGATTCGCGATCTCGCCTTTCGGTACTGCAAGGAGGTATGCACAGGGTACGGCATCGACGGCATCGAGCTGGATTTCTACCGCCATGCGTTCTTCTTCAAATGCTCCGGGCAGGGCGCGCCCTGCGGCGAAGAGGAACTGAGCCAGATGACCGATCTCCTGCGGCGGATTCGCAAGATGACCGAGGAGACGGGTCGCCGACGCGGTCGTCCTATCCTCCTGGCTGTCCGCGTCCCGGACTCCGTCGAGTACTGCCGGTTCATCGGGCTTGATCTGCAGCGGTGGCTGGCGGACGGCCTGGTGGACCTGCTGATCGTCGGCGGCTACACCCAGCTCAATGCCTGGGAGTACAGCGTTCAGCTGGGCCATCGCTACGGCGCCAAGGTGTATCCATCGCTCGACGAGCCGCGAATCAGGGACGAGACCGCCCAGAAGCTGCGCGCAAGCCTGGCCAGCTACCGCGGCCGGGCCCTGAACGTCTGGTCCTCGGGAGCCGATGGCGTGTACGTGTTCAACCTCTTCGATCCGAACAACCCGCTCTGGCGCGAGCTCGGCGATCCGGCCGGCCTCCGCATGCTGGATCGCCACTACTTCGCCAGCATCCGCGGCATGGGCGCCGTACCCATACCTCACCAGAAGTTCATCCGCATCCCGACGCTCAACCCGGCCAGCCCGATCACGGTGAAGCCCGAGAAGCCCGCCGGCGTCGAGTTCAAGGTCGGCGAAGACACGTCCGCTGCCGCCGAACACACGCGTATCGAGCTTCGCCTGCGTTTCAAGAAGCCGCCGGTTTCCCAAAGTCTGCATGTTCGGCTCAACGGCCAGGGACTGTCGGCTGGCGTGGCCGACAAGGAGTGGCTCGACTATGCGTTGCCGGGCGCCTCTCTCCGCCAGGGAGCCAATACGCTCGAACTCTCGTGTCGCCCTGAGCAGATGGAGCCGCTCTCCCTGCTCGATCTCTACGTCAGGATCACACCGCCCTGA